From the Paraflavitalea soli genome, the window ACCGGCGCCTTCCTGCTGGCCCAGGCCGGACTGCTCAACCAGCAACCCTGTACCACGCACTGGAAGTACATAGAGCGGTTCACACTGCGCTACCCACAGGTACAGGTACAGCAAAACCGGCTGTTTGTACAATCGGGCAATTTGTACACCAGTGCAGGCGTGGCTTCTGGCATAGACCTATCGCTATTCCTGTTGGAACAGCTGTTCGGCACCAGCTTTGCTGCACAGATCGCCAAAGAAGTGGTGGTATATATGCGCCGGACAACCGCTGATCCCCAGCTCAGCGCCTTTCTGCAATACCGCAATCACCTGGAAGACCGTATCCACCAGGCGCAGGACATACTCGCTCAATCGCTGGATAAAAAGACCAATATCGAACAACTGGCGCAACAGGTGCACATGAGTGGCCGTAACCTCACACGCCTGTTCCGGAAAACAACCAATATCTCCATCAGTCAATACATTGACCTCCTTCGTAAAGAACGCGCTCAGCAGTTATTGCGTGAAGGCCATACCATGCAATCAATAGCTGCCCTCTGCGGCCTTAAAAGCACCAACCAGTTGCGTCAGCTCCTCAAAAAATAAAGTCCCCTTATCAGCCGCCCTCAACTCCTGACCTCACCCGCAATCAGGTCAATCCACTGTATTCGCTCGCAGCTCGTAGCTCACGGCTCGCAGCTTAATTGTCCCGATACTGCGCTACCCTGTCCCGGTTTACTTCCTCTCTGGCAGGTACTTTTGTAAAAAGTATAGCCATGAAACAATCCCTCCTGCATTACCTTTTTCTCTTCCTCCTGTTGTTAGCACGTACACCATTAGCAGCGCAGCAGGCCAAAGCCTGGTACTGCCCGCCCTGCGACAATTCCTGTGACAGCCTCTCCTTTACAGCAGCCGGTAAATGCCCTCATTGCGGCATGACATTGATACAGCAAACAACAGAAGAACATCGTCAACATATGAAAGCCAAAAAGACAACCATTGCCTTCTACCTGCAGAATGGCGTTGAAGTACTGGACTTTGCAGGCCCCATGGAAGTATTTTCCTATGCAAAGTTTGAAGTATTCACGGTTTCCAAAACAAGAACCCCGATCATTTCACAAGGTATCCTGAAGATCATTCCCGATTACAGTATTGAGGATGCACCAAAAGCGGACATCATTGCCTTTTTTGGCGGGAATGCCGGCAATGCGACAAACGATCCCCAGGTGATTGAATGGTTGAAGCGTCAACCCACTCCCGACTATTATTTCTCTGTGTGCACAGGGGCCTTTATCCTGGGAAAAGCAGGCATACTGGACAACCTCACCGTTACTACTTTCCATGAAAGTATTGCCAACCTGCAAAAGGCGGTGCCTTCTGCGAAAGTGCTGTCCAATGTCCGCTTTGTTGATAATGGTAAAGTGATCACCACAGCAGGCATTTCTGCGGGTATTGACGGCGCCCTGCACCTGGTGGCCAAGCTACGCGGACTGGAAACGGCCCGCAGTGTAGCCACCTATATGGAGTATGACAAATGGGTACCCGATCAGGGCCTCGTCATCAAAAAATAAGCATAAAAAAGACCTTACTGGCTGGTAAGGTCTTTTTTATTAATCCCGGTTCGGACAATTATCCCTTCAACATGATCTCTTTGATATGTTGCACGCAGGTTAAATGCTCTGCCCGAAGTCCATCATGCCAGGCAAGCCCCATCTGCTTCAGGTCAAAATGCCTGAGCACTGTACCCACATTAATGGTGTTGCCTTTTTCATCCTGTGGGTAACCGATAATATAAATAGAATCCGCCAGTTCAACCGCCAGTTCAATATCATGGGTACTGAACAGGATCGTATTCAGTTCATGACTTTGGCTGATGAGCTCAAAGGACTTCTTTACATTGATAATGTTGCCCACATCCAATCCGGAGAAAGGCTCATCCAGCACCATATAATAGCCCGAACTCAACAGCTGCTCCAGGATGGCGGTACGCTGCCGCTGGCCACCGGAAAGGAAATTAGGATACTGGTCCTTGTTCTTTTCCAGTCCCCATTCCTGCAGGTAATGCATGATCTTCTCGTCTTTCTCTGCTTTCGTCAAGGTGGTATTGCGCAACGCAAACCACAAGGCCTGGTATACGGTTTTATGGCGAAACAGGGTATACTTCTGGTTCACAAAACCTACATCGCCCTCCTGTACCAGCTTGGCTGGTTGCTGGCCATTGGCAGCAGGCTTTGAATAATCAGGGATCAGTATGCGTCCTGAGGTAGGTTTTTCCAATCCGGTCAAAGCCCGGAATAAGGTGGATTTACCACGGCCTGAACGGCCCAGCACAGCAATAACCTGACCTTGTGATTTCCCCGCACGTACGGTATCCTTTTCAACGATGTTCACATTTTGAAGGATCACCTTTTCGCCATAGGCCACCGTGAGGTTCTCCACATGGAGGATGGTATCTTTTTGTTCGTATGCGATAGCCATAGCTTATCAGAAGGTTGAATATTTGAAGAATGATTTCCTGGCTACATGCAATACTTTGTCAAGCAGCAGGCCCACCAGCAGGATCACCAGTTGCAACGCCACTATACGTCCATGGTTCATGAACTTATCGCTGTTCTTGATCAATACACCCAGGCCGCCGGCCGCCACCAGGATAGATTCTACTGTTACCAGCATCATCCAGGTAATGGCCAGGTTTTGTCGCAGCACATCGACCACATAATCCATCCGTCCTTTGATCACCACTTCCCACAGTACTTCCCAACGGCTGCACTTGAGGGAGCGGGCATGATCAATTTCTTCTGTCGGAATATCTTTCAACACGGCCAGTAGCGAGGTGATGAAGTACAAACTCATGAACACAAACAATACACTGATCTGCATGGTGCGGGCATCTTTTACCAGGATGGCCAGGTAAAAAGTAATACCCGTGAGCGGCAGGTAGCGCAGCTTGCTGAATGTTTGCGCCAGGGGTTTCAGGGCTGGCAGTGGCGACAGGTATACGATCACCAGCGATACCACGATGGACAACAAGGTGGCCTGCAGGCAAAGTGCCAGTGAACTGGCCACATGCACTACCAGTCCTTCCTGGTACAGCGAGCTGAAGCCTTCCCATACCTGGCCCGGAGTGGGGAACAAATGCTTGGCGCCGGCAGAAGACAAAAACCAATAACCCAATACCAGCACCAGCCATATGCCACCAATAAGTAACCCTTGCCTTTGATTGACGGTCTCAAAAGGCCTGAACCATTTCTTTAGTTCCATCAATTGATTATTTAAGAAGACTAATAACTACACGTCTGTTCTTCGCCTTGCCTGCAGCAGTACTATTGTCTGCGGCGGGCTCGTCCTGGCCTTTTCCATCTATTTTCTGGAAACGGGTAGCAGGTATGCCTTTTTGAATGAGGTAATTTTTTACTGCTTCCGCCCGGGCAGTAGACAAAGAATAGTTACCATCCTGTGTACCGGTATTATCGGTGTGACCTACCAGTTCCAGTTTGGAATCCTCTGCCTGTACCAGCAGGTTATAGATCTGCTCCAGCACATCCTTTGCTTCAGGACGGATGGTAGCACGGCCCGGATCGAAGTTGATGCGCCATTCGCCGGAAGCCATCACGCTGGTGGCCTTCTTGGAATAGTCTGTAGTATAGGTAGCACCCGCATCAATATCTTTCACTTCCTTCAGGAAGGATAAATTCACTGCTTCTTCGTAAGGCACAATACGCTTTACATTCTGATTAAAGCCCGCCGGGTTCAGATCCTTCAGGTAACGTGATACCTGGTCATATACGGCCTTATAACGATTCACGCCATCGGTAATACCATAATACTGGTTGGCATCGGCCAGGTTAAATACCCTGGACCCACCCATATTATAAGAGATGCCACCTTTTTCGCCTTGCTGACCTTTGAACATGTTGTACCAATACTCAGGCGTCTCCATATTAAACGACTTCGTCGTTGTTTCAGAAGCTCTTTTCTTCCAGGTCTCGTATTGCTTCATTTGGTTAGAAGCAGCATAGGAAGATTTAAGAATATTGCTCACGATGTCTTTGTTGGCTTCTGCCCACTGGCGTACAAAAATGATGGAAGTAGCCATCTGGTTGTTAAACTCCTTGGTAGATACTACATCGGTAAAACCAGTCAAGGCGTCAAAAACCATTTTATCACCAGGTGTCCAGGTAGCGCAACCATCTACTTTTTTGTCGATGGTCTTGCCGGTCAGTTTGCCTGCCTTTACTTCTTTCAGCGGCACGGTCCACTTCTGTGTTTGGGATTTGATCAGTTCTTTGGCTGATTCAATATAATCATCATTGGCGGAAGCCAGGAAGTTTACCGCTTCTGCATCATAGGTAGCAGGATCGGGATTGATCTTAATACCATTGGCAGAGGCATAGTTTACTGCCGTAACCCAGTCACCATCACCAATCACAGCGGATACCAATGCACCCTTCATGGATTGGGGATTCATTTTCCAGCTGGGTGGTCCGATGAGCTTGTCCTCACCATAGCTTAAACCAACAGCGCCCACCACCTGTAATTGGTATTTACCAGCACCATATTTATCATCGAGGGCCTGCTGGGCAGAGCTGATATAAAAAGGAACGCCATCACCCATGATGATGATACCGGCAGCACCTTCTTTGGGGAAAGAATTTCCTTTGTCCAGTTCTTCTATAAACTTCATCTGCAGGTTACGCAGTTCAGTCAACCAGTCCTGGCGAATGATCTCCAGGTTCACACCATTCTTTTCCATGATAGAACCTTTGGTTGTTTTAGGTCCACCATTGGATACGATTATTCCTGACTGGGCATTCCAGGCATATCCCGCTATGCGCACCAGGGGCTTGGAAGCCACCTCGGTTGAAGCTTCATCGCCTGGCACAGGCAATTCTGCTGAAGTAGTTACATTGTTTACATCCTTATCGGATACTTCTAATTTGTCAACCTTTTTGGATTCATCGACCCGCAAACCCGGAGAGAGGAAATAAACACTTCCGCCCACCACAGCAGCAATCGCTACGGTTATAAGGGTTTTAGAAAAAAAGGTGAGATTTGACCATTTCATGTTCTGTATGATTTATTAAAGGGTTTAATTGAATATATCTCCGAATCCTTTGCTCTCCTGCTTGTCTTCCTGTGTAAGCTGGTAATTCGGATTGCTGTACTTCTTGGATTCAGGGATATCGTAATTATCCGTCTTGATCTGATCAGACAATTTGTCCAGCTTGGTATACAGCTCATCGCTGTCCAAAGAATATTGACTGGTCAGTGAATCGAGGTCCAGCAGGTTTTCACGGGTGCTGGCCAGGTCAAGCGCAATGGTATCGGTTACTACATCCAATGCGTATTCCAGTTCCCACCCTTTGGTAAACAACATCGCGCTCTTGGCTTGTTCGGTAGCACTACGTGCCGCCTGTGCAAAAGCATACTCCTTTTTCAGCATATCGATACTCACTTCAAAATCGGCGATCTTGATCTCCATGGCAGTATCTACCATATTGAGTTTCCGGTCCAGCTTTCCGATCACGTGGGCACGGCTGCCGTACTTGCGTACCAGGCTGGTGCTCTGGTTCAACATATGACTTACCCGTTGTCCTTCACTCAGGGTTTTCATAATGTTGGTCTGCAGGTCTACATAGGCATCTGAGTCCTTGGCAGCTTCACCAATCCTTTGCTCAATTTCTTTCATCTTGTTCTTGGTAGCCTCGGCCCTTGCCTGCAATACCAATACTTTTTCCTGGTAGTCCTTCGCTTCCTTCTCGGCCTTGATGGACTCGGACTCCATATTCGACTTGATCGCTTTGATCTTCGCTTTTGCTTCTTTGAACTGTACACGGTTCTGGATCATCTTCTCTTTTTGTTCTTCCAGTTCGCCAAATGGATCATACCGGATCAACATTTTATGCATCGACCTTGCCAGCTTCTTCATGCCTTTGATGATCACAGGCAGCATGATAAAAAAAGCGATCACCAGTACAGCTGCGGCAATGGCACCCATCACCTGGCCTATCCAGGTAAACACGATGGGCAAAATGAATTGATACAATCCCCAGGCAATGGTGCCCAGTAATACCAGTCCTACCACCCAGGCAATACCTTTTTCTCCCTTTCTCCAATTCTTGGGATTAAAAGTGATCTGGCTTTTTTCGAAGTGTTTGAGGATAGGTAACTCAAGCACCTTGGTTGATTCTGACGACATCTTTATTGGTTTGATAGGTTATGCCTTAATGTATTTGAATATCCCTTCTTTGATCGTATTCAGTTTGGCAATACTCGCCTGGCGGGCGGTATCGTTGGCGATCAATTTATCCCGCACGGCTTTCTCCTGCGGAGCAAAGCCCTCATCGATCTTCGACAAGGTGTTTCTTTTTGTATTCACTTCTGCTTCCAGCTGCTGCAATTCAGCTTTCAGTTGTGATATGCGTGCGGAGCCGCGGTCTATTTCACCCTGTAGCTGCCCTTTCTCTGCACTCTTTTTTTCTTCCAGCGATCGCAGCTTGCCCTGTCCCTGGTTCACATAGTTGCCATGTACCTCATTGATCTTGCTGATGTAGAATTCTGCGTCATGCATCAGCTTCTGCACCGTGATGGTTTTGTCCAATGACCTGGCCATTTGGTAGGCAAGCTGGTAGGTATGCTCATTGACCTGTCCTGTACTGCTGATGGCTTTATAAAATTCATAGAAGTCATAGCCGGGCATATTGATCGACTCAAGACCGGATTCATATACCTGTATCACTTCATTGACTACCGGATCATTAACAGGAGCAGGGTTATAACTGTTAGCAGCAGGTGCGGTACCAGAACTGGTATTGTTTACCGGAAAGGAAAATGTTTCCTGCGTATTGCTTTTCTCTTCTTCAGTCCCTTCGGATTTAACGAAGAGGTTTTTCCAATTTTTAAGCATGGAAGTTTATTGGGTTTAGGTAACTATAACACAAGCTTTGCAGCATATTGAATGAAACATTTGATTGAATAATAAGTCGCTGATCAGTCAGATTATTACAAAAAGATCATGAATACTTTTACGCACAGCATTCCTGTACCGTTATAAAAGATACAACTACTTTCAGCATTAACTACTTGTATCGATAATAAAAGGGATGCTGCCCGGCGTTATCTATTACACATTTACGGACTGTTGTAATGAACAGATTGTCAGCGTATTTTATATGATTCAAAACTGGACAAATATACAGGATGTACCGGCAGAAGCAAGAGCTGGCCTAAATTTAATGACAGGGAGCCCCCAGCGCGCAGGCGCCTCCCCAAACACCCCGGTTTGACCGATTATCGGGCATAAAAATGGCCGTCCGGATACCGGACAGCCTGTCACATATCATTATTTATCAATTTGAATAGCTAAAACTGCGCCTAATGCGGCAGTCTATCCCGGAACCGTCCATACACCCAGGTACCTGCTATGGCGCTCAGCAATACCACGATGATGACCGTAGCGCCGGTTCCTATCTGTGCAAACAAAGGCCCCGGACAAGCGCCGGTAACGGCCCAACCCAGTCCAAACAGCAAACCACCGATCACCTGGCCTTTATTGAACTTTTTGGAATGAAAGACCACGGGCTCTCCGTCAATAGTTTTGATATTGAACCGTTTGATCAGGAATACGGAGATGGCGCCTACCACCACGGCAGAGCCAATAACGCCATACATATGAAAACTCTGGAAACGGAACATTTCTTGTATGCGAAACCAGCTGATCACTTCAGCTTTCACAAAAACGATCCCAAACAATATGCCCACCACGAGGTATCTGAGATGGTGGTACCAATGAGTGGGCGTTGATCCGTTTGCGGCTATCGTATCCGGTGAACGGCCTTCCAGGTCAGTATCGATAACAGACTGCATAATTTATAAGGATAAAATAAATGGTAAAATAAAATTGGCCATGATGAAGCCACCCACCATAAAGCAAATGGTGGCTACCAGTGATGGCCATTGCAGGTTGCTGAGCCCCGTAATGGCATGACCGCTGGTACAGCCGCCTGCATAGCGGGTACCAAAGCCTACGAGGAAGCCGCCTCCTACCATCATTAATAGTCCCCGCACGGTAAAAAGTTGTTGCCAGCTGAACACTTCTGCAGGCACCAGGTTATCATAGTTATGGATGCCATAACGGGACAACTCGGTGGCGAGGGCGGGATCTACCTTTACAGGCGCGGGATTGGCCAGTAACCATGCGGAAATAATACCGCCCAATAGTATGCCTGCTACAAACATCAGGTTCCACGCTTCTTTTTTCCAGTCGTACTTAAAGAAAGAAATATTGGCAGGCAGGCACATCGCACAGATATGCCGCAGGTTAGCAGAAATCCCAAACTGTTTATTACCCAGCAGTAACAAAGCCGGTACGGTAAGACCTATCAGCGGGCCTGCCACGTACCAGGGCCAGGGCTGCCTGATCAGGTCGATAATATTGCTCATGTAACTATTGTAACTATTTATAGATTAAAGCATGGTAGTAGGGGTAATATAAGCACTCATTGGCACAAGGCCGGTTTCTTTAACGGCTTTGAGCCCTCCCTCTACATTAATAAGTTTATCAAAGCCCCTGGCCCGCAATATAGAATTAAAGATCATAGAGCGGTAACCACCGGCGCAATGTACATACCAGGTTTTGTTTTTATCCAGTTTGGCTACCTGGTCATTGATATAATCCAGTGGCATATTCTCTGCACCAATTATATGTTCTGATACGTACTCGCTTTCCCTGCGTACATCGGCTATGGGCAAGGCAGGGTCCTTTTGCAGCAGGACAGCCAGGCCGGCTGCGGAGATCGATTCAATTTCATCCAGTTCTTTCCCGGCTTGTTTCCAGGCTTCGATACCTCCCTTCAAATAACCAATGGAGGAATCATACCCTACGCGGGCCAGGCGGGTCACCACTTCTTCTTCCCGGCCTTGCTCAGCAATGATCAGGATGGGCTGATGAATATCAGATACGAGGGCGCCTACCCAGGGGGCAAAACTGCCATCGATACCAATATTAACGGAGTTGGGAATAAAGCCCTGGGCAAATACTTCGGGCGCACGGGTATCGAGCATCAAAGCCCCTGTTTCATTGGCAGCGGCTTCAAAAGCTTCTACACTGAGGGGTTGCGTACCCTGCTTCAATACCTGTGCAATATTTTCGTATCCTTCCTTATTCATTTTTACATTCTGTGGAAAATAGGCAGGTGGTGGTGTAAGTCCTTCGGTCACTTCTTTTATAAATTCCTCCTTCGTCATATCGGACCGCAAGGCATAATTGTATTGCTTCTGGTGGCCGAGTGTATCAGAAGTTTCTTTGGCCATGTTCTTACCACAGGCAGAGCCGGCTCCATGGGCCGGGTACACGATGATATGATCGGCCAGCGGCATGATCTTGTTGCGCAAAGAATCAAACAAGGTGGCGGCCAGTTCTTCCTGGGTCATATGCGCTGCTTTTTGTGCCAGGTCGGGACGGCCTACATCACCTATAAAAAGTGTATCGCCGGAAAATAAAGCGGTCTCTCTCCCCTCTTCATCTGCCAGCAGGTAACAGGTAGATTCCATGGTATGCCCCGGCGTATGCAGCACCCTGATAGTAGCATTTCCCAATTTAAACACTTCATTATCCGTAGCAATATGCGCTGCAAAAGCCGGTGCTGCCAGCGGTCCATATACGATAGTGGCACCCGTTGCTTTGGCAAGGTCTATATGGCCCGACACGAAATCAGCATGGAAGTGTGTCTCAAAAATATATTTGATGGTAGCGCCATTGGCGGCGGCCTTGGTAATATAAGGCTGCACCTCCCGCAGGGGGTCAACTATCGCTACCTCCTTGCCGGACTGGATATAATAGGCTCCCTGTGCCAGACACCCCGTATAGATCTGTTCTATTTTCATATAGTCCTTTTTAATTATAATGTTTTTATATACAAAATTGTTTATTTACAGCCACTGGAACCATGACTTCCGTCAGGTTAAGCCGTTATAAGAATAACTCCTTAAGAATTATGTAGATCCCCATCCCCAATACGAACCAGCCAAATCCTTTTTTCAAATGACCTGACGGAATTAATCCCTGTAATCTGTTGCCGATAAAAATGCCCACGATGGATATTCCGGCTATTGTAAGCACCAGTGGCCAGTCGATCGTATAATTCATCACATCTCCGGCAAATCCCGCCAGTGAATTAATAGCAATGATCAATAAGGAACTCCCGATGGCTGTTTTAACAGGCAATCGCAGCATCCATATCAACGCGGGCACGATCAGGAATCCGCCGCCAGCGCCTACCAGCCCCGTGATCAAACCTGTACCTACACCTTGCACCCCAATTCGCAATGGATGTATGCGCAGCGTCTCAGCCGCTGCCGTGGCTTCTTTGTTCCGGATCATTCCAATGCCGGCAATGATCATCAACACACTGAACGCCACCAACGTAAAGCCTCCTTTGGTCACCGTAAAATCATTCCATGCAAAAATCACCTCTGGTAAGACTGGCATCAGCCATTTCCGTGTCGCAAATACAGCCAGTAAAGAAGGTAAACCAAAATACAAGACCGAATGATAACTCACCAGCTGATGCCTGATTTTACTGGCTGCACCTACCAGACTCGAAGAGCCTACGATAAAAAGAGAATAAGCGGCAGCCACTATCGGACTGATACCAAAAAGATACACGAGCACCGGCATCGTAAGAATAGATCCTCCCCCTCCTGTAAGTCCGAGCGTAATGCCAATCATCGCAGCTCCTATATAACCCATTGCTATCATATCCCTTTCATTTACAGGGCAAAGTTGCAAAAGGCCAGGAACCTGTACGGTGACAATTGTCACAGAACGGGCAGCCTCTCAAAAATTATGCGTAACAGGCTATTGCTGTGAAGATTAGGTCGTTTCCAGCCATTCAATATAATTACGATGAAGTACCAGCCTTTGTTGTTGCTCCATTTTCTTCAATAACCGCGATATCACTTCTCTTGAAGTGTTAAGGTCATTGGCTATTTCCTGGTGCGTAATAGCGAGCTCCCGGCTCTGTAATTTTTTATACTGGTTTTTGAGGTAAAATTCCAGTCGTTCATCCATCCCTTTAAAGATCACCTGATCAATGACTACCAGCAGTTCTTCATAACGCGTACGATATGTTTCGATCACGAAATAATACCAGCTTTTGTATTGACCCATCAGGTCATCCATAATACCTATTGGTATCAACAGTACCGTCGTATCTTCTTCCGCGATCACCATTACTTCACTGACTTGTTGACGCGTGGAGCACATCATCGAAAGTGCACAAGCCTGTCCAGGCTCCAGGTAATACATAAAAAATTCACCTCCTTCCTCCCCTTCCCGGTAAAGTTTTGCCCTGCCTTCTACAATAAGCATGGTGGAACGGAAATACTGCCCCGTTTGTACCATCTTTTCTCCTGCCTGCAGTGATTTCACTACACAATGCGTAGCCAGCAATTGCCTGAGCTCAGGTTCAAATTGCGGAAAACGCTGATCAAGGTATTCTTTGGCACTCTTCATACCACCAAAGATACATACTCTTAACCCTGCACTTTAAAACGAAAACCGGTCAGCCCGTCTGAAGCGGTCTGGCCGGCTGTAATAAAACCAGTCTTTCAAGGCTATCTATCACAAGGGTCCTACTGATACCCCGCTATCAATTTCTCCCGCAACAATTGCTTGTTTTCTTTACTGGTAAAAGCATGCTCCACGGCTTCCAGGTTGCAACGCAGGAATTGGGCTTTCTTCCAATGGAAGGTGTCGGCCAGTAACTGGTATTCGGAGTTGAGGCTCACATCAGATATGGTACGCGCATCCGTGTTGACGCTCATGGAAACGCCTGATTCGTAGATCTTATTCACGGTATGGTCAGTGATCCTATCATAAATAGCCGTTTGAATATTACTGGTAGGACATACTTCCAGGTGTATATCATGCTCTTTGAGATAGGTCATCAGGGTTGGGTCTTCCATGCTGCGTACACCATGCCCAATGCGGGCAGGATGGAAATGTTGCAGTGTTTCCCATACACTGGCAGCACCCTTTGCCTCACCCGCATGGGCGGTACAGGGGATGCCTTTTTCATGGGCATATTTGAAGGCGCCGGTATGGTTATCGATCGGATAGCCGGCCTCATCAGCCGAAATGTCGAAACCAACGATATGTGTTCCTTTAAACTGCTCTACCAGCATCACCGTCTCCATGCTTTGCATGGTTGAATAATGACGCAGGGTACAAAGGATGATCCCCACCTGTACACCTGTTTCACGGATACCGGCTTCCACGGCATCGTTCACGATCTGCACTACCTGTACGGGTGTTAGCCCTTTTTGCAGGTGCTGCAGTGGCGCAAAGCGCATCTCTGCGTAGATGACATTGTCTTTTTTCAACTGCCTGATCACATCCAGGGTAACCAGCCTTAGCTGCTCCTCGGTTTGCATGAGGTCAACTGCTTTTACTGCCCGGGTTATGTAATCGGCGAGGTCAGTACATTTGGCAGGTGCAATGAAATCCCGTTTGTAATCCTCCAACGTGATGGCAGGATTTAACTGATGCACCACCTCATAGCTCAGTGAACAGTCCATGTGCTGGTGCAATTCTATTTTGGGCAAAAGAGCCACCGCTGTTTTGCTATTGTCATTACAGGATACCATAAAAATGACGATTAAAATAAGTCCAAGTTTTCGTGTAAACCACATGCACGTTATTTTTTCTGCAATTTAGCTGTGGCTATAGAAAAAGATGGGACATTTGTCCCGGACTAACCGATATGATACGTACAAATCAGGATCTCTTACAATTTATTGAGCAACTGCCCGGCATTCAGCAGCAAAGGCTGCAGCCCGGACAGAAACTACTGCTCCAGGATGGAAAAGCCCTCTATGTCTACATTATTAAGCGTGGCATCGCCAAATGCTATATCACCGAAGAGAA encodes:
- a CDS encoding sulfite exporter TauE/SafE family protein, which encodes MIAMGYIGAAMIGITLGLTGGGGSILTMPVLVYLFGISPIVAAAYSLFIVGSSSLVGAASKIRHQLVSYHSVLYFGLPSLLAVFATRKWLMPVLPEVIFAWNDFTVTKGGFTLVAFSVLMIIAGIGMIRNKEATAAAETLRIHPLRIGVQGVGTGLITGLVGAGGGFLIVPALIWMLRLPVKTAIGSSLLIIAINSLAGFAGDVMNYTIDWPLVLTIAGISIVGIFIGNRLQGLIPSGHLKKGFGWFVLGMGIYIILKELFL
- a CDS encoding Crp/Fnr family transcriptional regulator, which codes for MKSAKEYLDQRFPQFEPELRQLLATHCVVKSLQAGEKMVQTGQYFRSTMLIVEGRAKLYREGEEGGEFFMYYLEPGQACALSMMCSTRQQVSEVMVIAEEDTTVLLIPIGIMDDLMGQYKSWYYFVIETYRTRYEELLVVIDQVIFKGMDERLEFYLKNQYKKLQSRELAITHQEIANDLNTSREVISRLLKKMEQQQRLVLHRNYIEWLETT
- the add gene encoding adenosine deaminase is translated as MVSCNDNSKTAVALLPKIELHQHMDCSLSYEVVHQLNPAITLEDYKRDFIAPAKCTDLADYITRAVKAVDLMQTEEQLRLVTLDVIRQLKKDNVIYAEMRFAPLQHLQKGLTPVQVVQIVNDAVEAGIRETGVQVGIILCTLRHYSTMQSMETVMLVEQFKGTHIVGFDISADEAGYPIDNHTGAFKYAHEKGIPCTAHAGEAKGAASVWETLQHFHPARIGHGVRSMEDPTLMTYLKEHDIHLEVCPTSNIQTAIYDRITDHTVNKIYESGVSMSVNTDARTISDVSLNSEYQLLADTFHWKKAQFLRCNLEAVEHAFTSKENKQLLREKLIAGYQ